In Quercus robur chromosome 11, dhQueRobu3.1, whole genome shotgun sequence, the sequence CAAAAAGGGACAGTACAAGATCTCCATCGGATTGTAGAAGAAATTGGAAGTTTCCAATTGATTAATTTGTTTCTGATACACGAGAAACAAGTATGCTGTCTTGATTTAGTACTTGAGTTGGCAATATGGTGGCAGTTGGAGAGTTAAAGCTTTCCCATAAGTTGACATAATCTTGTCTTGCAAGCACAAAGTTCCCAGTGTTGAGCATGGATACATAGTTAACTCCACTAGCATCAACATCAGCAGCCCAAACCTGCTGCATATTTGTGTCGGAGAGAACTAGCTGGCCACCTGTTGTAAGCTCAACTTTGGATCCATTTTGGACTAGATTATTTCCATTGGCTGACCAAATTATGGTTTTTTCTGGGATTTTGTCAAACCATATAGCTAGTAAAAAGTTTATAGCAAAAATTGGTCGGAATCCAAAAGCAAACTCACCAGATGGTGGATTCCAGGaagagttatcatcaagagCAATGAGATAAGATCCCAAGCTATTGTTTGCATTAGTTTGAGCCAAAGTGGAAGGGGGAAGCAGCCAAAGAAGGAAcaagtaatggatatggtgtgACAGAGCAAAAGCCATGGTTAGAAGTCGGAGTTTGTTATGCTACAACAAAGATTGTAGTATAGAGAAAACCTCAAATCTTATTATTTTGGACATCAAACTGAACTGAAAGCTTAAGGGCTTAAAAGTTTAGTGGCAAAATTAAGATGCAATACTCCCCAAAATCCAGAGGATAGCAAGAGAGTTTTCTGGAGCAAAGATACTATATAAATCTTTCCTGAAACGAGCAAATATGTTAGTGAATTATCACATGAGATctttagttatatttttattgatgcTACATGTCCTATATAGTGAAGCACCATATCAGAGTAGGTTAGACTCTACAAAAtgacacacttttttttttttttttttttttttttttttttttttttttttttttttttttttcatgattgaAACAATTACAAATGTTTCAAATAAAGTAATAGTTctgataatatatataaatatttcttGATTCTCCTGTTGGAGTTGGTTTTTCTTATTCGAACACTTCCTCCGATGTGCTGAATAATGGAGATAAAAAAACTGGTATTGCTTGGAttatttagtgtgtgtttgggttcGACTTAAGTTGCGTTGCGTTTCTTGTTCCTgcgtttctattttttttttttttttttttttttcacgcgttttgttttggagtaatgcggttactgttcattgaacagtaaccgcaaatatTGACTTTCTGtagtgaacagtgcacatatgcactgttcacggacccacaaattacacttttcagcaactttttcattaaaaatgggtcccacggtactattcacacatttaaaaattattttactacagtgttttcagttttcaattttcagtttcagcaaaataagttctatccaaacacacccttaatttTGTGCTTCTGCTTTGAACAGTTTATTATTGTTGCTAGCTTTTGTAccttaaattcatcattttctgGTTTGCAACCAAGGACTCTCTAGCATTTTTATTGAAGTGCCTTGAGCGCTTTCCTCAGTTCAAAGGAAGAGACTTTTATATTACAGGAGAGAGCTATGCAGGTTGAGTTCAATCTTTGTATATAGTTATTAATCTAAAGTAATGCCAATGTTTTTGTTTCTACACCATTGAATAGATGACACTAAAAAGCCTCTGTAGGTCTGTTATTCCAAATACACGATATATGGGCCTTTTCCAAGCATCACttattgttgggttaaaattaGGGACAGTGAATTATTGGTACATGTCATGTTATTCCGTGTTGCTGAATTTGAATATCTATTAAACCACAAGTATCTTATTCTTCTGATTCTTTACAACCTTCATGAAGCAGATGCCATGGGTTCGGATCCTGTTGTTTGAtataggaaaaggaaaaacctctcaataataattaaaagacACAAACATAGTGTTTGTCATAGTACATGGTTGTTTGGGAAAATAGAAAGAATGATTTACTAGATTGAACATGCTATATGGAGTCAGTGAGCCTAGAGTTTTGAAGATGTGAGAGAGAGTTAATAAAGGGACTAAAACAAGAAatggaattaaaaatttttcattctaATCACGGGTGGATCTTCATCTATTCAATCCTAGCAGGCCATTGTAAAGGACATACAAATGCTTTCCACCTACTAATCATCTGAAAGGAATTTTAAGGATAAATCCTTTAGATTGACCAAATTCTACCTAAATAGTCATAAAATGGTATCATTGTCGTAAAAGAATTACAAAGTAATATATTATGCTTATAATGTGgaattattttagtaatttcaTCACCTTACTACCCTCCACATCCATCCCattgtataaaattattttatatcattGCAGCAGTAGTAATTACAACACTTATGTAAAACAAGGGAAGTAAGACCTCCATTTCATGCTTATATGCAATCGTTTGATTATTGGAGTAAGGCTTCCATTTCATGCTTTCCTTATTCTACTAATGCTTAAGTATTAATATCTGACATGATGTTCAATGGAATTGGTTTTGTATTTCAATGTTTTAAATCAATTTGCTTATGCATTTTGGGaaacttctatatatatatatatatatatatatatatgtaagcaAGTAgagataataattaaatatatgtatttcaatattttatacTTCCACCTAAGTGTTGAGAGTTTCTTTTGTTGTGTTGGGATATACAAGGAGAAATAGGCATTAATGTAGACTCAAGGTATACAAAAGGATGGATTTGCTAAACGACTCATCTGATTCCCAGCACCAGTAAGTTTCTATACTTTCCCCTCTAGATGTGAATATACAATTTGTAGAAATCTTAGATGAAATCATGAAAGCATATACTTAGGATTGTTAATTTAgcctacatttttatttttattttactaaccTATGTATTATAGTATCACATTAGTATTTGTACATATGCAGGGACAATGACTTCGACCTAAGCGACGACATTGTACTCGCAGAATATATAGCAGGGTGTTCATATGCAGTTTACGTGAATACctatatgaccaaaataccattgCATACGAATATACAAAGTGGGTATGAATGGGTACAGTATACATTAACTAGAAATGAGGAGAAATGTCGAAGAAATTTTAGAATGTCAAGCCATGTGTTTGGACAACTGTGTAATACATTGCGCCAGTATGGATATAACGGTACCAAAAGAATTTGCTTGGAAGAGTCTTTGGCAATAACATTGGTGGTACTTGGTCATGCTGATGGTAACAGATGGGTACAGGAAAGATTTCAGCAATTGTTAGCCACCGTTATGGCACCGGACATTATCAAGCCTGTTGATCGTACATTTCAAGATGTGCCACAACATATTCAGCATTCAAGTTGATATTGGCCACATTTCAAGGTGCTTTCTGAATTTGGTATCTTCACTTGattttattcaattatctttATGGTTATACCATGTATTTAATTTcacatttgatttttgttgcACTGGTTAGGATTGCATTGGTGCGATTGATGGGGTCCACATCTCCATGGTCATACCAGATGAGGAGCAACACCCGTACTATGGCAGGAAGGGGATCACCACAACAAATTGCATGTGCGCGTGTGACTTTGACATGAAATTCACATTCGCATGTGTTGGATGGGAAGGGTCAGCGCAAGACACGAGGATTTTTTTAAGCTGCCTCAATAATGAGAGTGACAACTTCCCAAAAGCTCCAGCTGGTTAGTAAATATGCAGTTTAATTACAGTATTAAAGTATGTATTAATGTAGTGAAAATGCTAATGTAATAAACGTTTTCATCTATAGAAAAGTATTATCTTGTTGATTCAGGATACCCTATGAAGAAAGGGTTCCTTGCACCATATAAGGGGGAGAGGTACCACATCCCCGAATTTCAGCCTTATGAAGTGCTGCATTGTCCAGAGAACAGATTTAATTATCTCCATTTGTCACTCCGTTCGGTCATAGAACGAACTTTTGGAGTTTGGAagaataaatggaaaattttgagaaatatgCTAGGGAAGAGTATACATAGTCAATCGAAAATCATTGTTGCTACAATGGTTCTTCACAATTTCGTTAGAGTACATGAGATAAACAATAATGTTAATAGTTCTAGATATACAGGGGGCGAGAGAGGTCATTACGATGCCGTGGCACATGCAATCTCAATCTTGGACGAACCTGAGATGAAACAAGTTCGTGACAATATCACAGCATCGATATGTGCAGACGATAATTGAGTATGGTGACTATTATTTTTGTCACAATAGAAATTTAGTGTGGTTGAAAATACCATTGACattatggaaatttttttgtgggGACCAAATTGGACAGTTCACAAACTTCAATATTGTATTACCattttttgttatattgttggTAAGCACAACTGAGGGCTCACAAAACTTGATTGTAATACCATTGCAGCATGCATTTGTATATAATCGTTACACGTGAAACTCATGGGTATTGCAACAGTAGATGTCAAGATTACAAGGGGCTTATAAATAGACCCCAATCTTATTTGAACAAGAGATAAACAATActagaaaacataaaacccATTTGTATACAGGAGAGAGTATAGCTTCAACATAATTAAGATTGTACTCTTTCTACATATGCAGCAACCTAGCTTTGGGTCACAGAGTACCATTACATAGCAAAGCATAACGCCTAGTTAAAACTGCATGAAAAAAGCCATCAACTTCCTTTGTAAGAAGATCTATAGTCCCTGTGGAAGTCCCTCTGCTCTCCTTGACAAATCTGAAACGGAATTTTGGAATGCTTCCACTTTAATAGGGTCCACACCACCTTGGATCATGGGATACAATTTCTTTACACTTGTATCAACTGTTTCGAGCTTTTTCAAAACTGTAAATCTTCCACTTGAATATAAATTTCTAATTTCGCTATTAATGCTAGTTTGCAAACCGGTAAAAGCTTGAGCCCACAAAACCCTTTGTCATCAACATTCAAATTAAACAACTCTATTGCAGAACCAGAGAAGGGTGAAGAAAAGACATTGCAGATAAATACCATCTCCACCTTAACCCCATACATAGCACACATTAAAACCTTCCCTTTGGCTGAGTTCGTAACCTTGTCCTTTGGGTTAAGCTTTCTCAGCCTCCCACCCAAGGTTTCCTCAAAATTGTTCAACAGTAAAAGAGGCCTTTTAGACAAATTGCAACCCTTGGGTGATATCATCCGGAAAGGATTTCCAAAACGGAAGAAGGGATGGGGTAAGTCATGTGGACGACTCATGTCAATGAATTAACTGCACAAGAAAGTTAAAACGTGCAGGGATGACATTAGAAAAAGCATCAGAAAAACCATAAGACAAAGCACCAATTTCCTGCACcatatgaaaataattaatacaattCAGCATTTTTGCTTGCAGCATAAACAATTCCTTGACACAACAGCAGGAAAGTAATCATTTCAGTAAAGATGTTTCTACCCAAACACCTACCTATGGATAATAACTAGAACCAAACAGAATACTTCTAGAACTATAAACATAAGTGCAATTATCATTATGAACTATAAAAgtagagattttttatttttcagatttAATAACTCACCATCaggaaacaacaacaacaacaacaaccatgCCATCTCAGCAATATAATTAAGCTACAGACTAATCCCTTGACTTCCTTCAAATCATATTCATACAACAGATCTAGATCCCATAATTTCCATTTTCACAGGGGTACTCTCATGAACCCAGCTTTCAAgagcaaaaccaaaaccaaaaaattgaaagagaagTCTTCCCTTCTCTTCTCCTACATTTGTTACAAATTTAcagcaaataattaaaaaagaattaaaaataaaaataaaaacaatgaagacccaaaacacaaaccctGTGCTTGGTATAATTATACATCAACAGCAAAAGGTTTAAACTTTCAACCATAAATCCCTTGCATCCAAACATATACCATCAGAAATTAAAACAGGGCTTTCATTATTAACCATAACTATTTGTGTCACAACTTGAAGGTCCATGTTCAAGATTTAGAAAAGAATATAGAGATTACATTATCAACTACTGATATCaaacaaattcataattttgcTGGTAAGACAATAACACATGCAAACCCCCAATTGACAATTCAGCTCAGTTATGATGCCATTCGCAATCAAAAGGGAAAGGAAGAATGCtaattttttgtagtaaaaaaaaaaaacttgtcatGCCAGTTGACagttgcaaaatttttaaaagcatGACTGAATTGCAACTGTCAAATCTGTATGAGAGTAAAATTTTCTACACAGGGCTGCTTCTtggaaacaaaataataaaagtaggCACTCAAGGAATCCATGGATCCCAATCCGAAAGacagcaataaaaaaaaaaaagggtcaactGACCCAGATTAGGCCAATCTGACCCAAAAATTTCCTCTGGATGttacgagaaaaaaaaaaaaaaaaacagctaaCAAACTTTTAGGTGCTATTTATTTCTTGACACCTGAGATTGTGTAATTCATAAAcacatacccaaaaaataataactcAGCTAACAATCTTTGGGATTGTGTAATTCATTACCTCACAAGTTTCAAGAGCTTTGTGGGGAAGAAGGAATGGGTCAGGTGGGCTATGGCTGTGAATCGTGTCATTGCTGTTCTGATGCGATATCCCTGTTCTGAAGGAAGAGTACACGCCGACGTTGGACTGGGGTTCTCTTCTTTAGTAATCGAATTTCTCACCTGAGCTCTTTGCCGGCATCGGACCGATGCAGGTCTTCTCTGGTGGGCGTGGAACTCTCTGAGGCGTTACCTAGGGTATAGTGAGGAGTGAatgaaggaaaggaaaaaagagtttaattttggtatttatatgctacaatgttttcagttccGCTACAGTATCCACGTTTGGTTTTTTTCATTTGCGTTTTTTCCACttaattgctacagtgttttcagtaataagttttcagtttcagcaaaataagttctatccaaacagaccctaagttaGTACTCTGCATAAAAGAAAGTGTGCACCAACATTCAGGTGGCCTAATTGATAAGAAATCAAGTCAACAAATCTCAAGACTTAGGTTCGAACTTCAACAATTAATTATGAGATCCTCAAAAAAGAAAGCGGTTAAGGAGTAATTATGATCACGCCCAAATAGGGAAGTTACATTAATTGTCCTctaaccattttttatttacccaaaaaaaattttaaaaataaaagaaggtgCACAATGTTTCTGACGCCTATAAGATGTTATTGCAAGTCTGCCATATtcatgtttagcaaaaaaagtcTGCCATATTCATTTTTCATCATGGTTGGGGATACTTGGATAAGAGGATCTAGAAgtacagcaaaaaataaatacggCCGTACCAATCGatcccccatatatatatatatatatatatatatatatatagtcttcaTTTATAAAACTTTTAGAAAGAAGAAATGATGGCACTAACTTTTACCTATTTTTTACCAATAACaattgattagatttttttttttttttttttttttctggtgaATATTGGGGTGAGCAAAACGTTGCCGGTGCCGACTCAACCGACCAGCGCCGATGACACCGTCCCGACACCAGCGCCGACCGATTGAGTCAAGGCCGGCGTTCGGAGGGCGAAGACCGTTCCGATGCCGGTGTGGGGCGGTCATCGGATCGCAGCAGCCTCCACCGATCTACACCGAACCAAACCGACACCAGTTTGAGTTCTCCCCCACTTTCGATACGGCGTCATTTCACaggttttgattttaaatttttttaatgaaacgaCGTCGTATGGGTTGggtggtattaaaaaaaaaaccaaaacggTGCGTTTTCATTCTGAAAGGGGTATAAATTCATTCTTAACGGTCTGAAGATtctttaactctctctctctcggtctCGCCTAACGAAGTGACACTCGCCTGACGCAGCGACGCCTGGCCTGAGCTCTCGCCGTCGCTCACCAGTCACGGCAAACCAACGGTAAGGctttaactctctttttttatgaAGTTGGTTTTCATTTGTTGGCCTGAGCTCTCTAAGTCGGTCTCGCCTTtcgtgttttgttttgtttgtttgtttgtctgtttttatttattttttatttttttatgaagttggttttcatttgtttgtttaagCATGAATGATTAAGTTGGTTTGATTGAGTTTGGGAAAGCATGAATGTGTtcgggttttgttttttatttttatgaagttGGTTTTCATTTGTTTGGGAAAGCATGAATGATTAAGTTGGTTTGATTGAGTTTGGGAAAGCATGAATGTGTtcgggttttgttttttatttttatgaagttGGTTTTCATTTGTTTGGGAAAGCATGAATGATTAAGTTGGTTTGATTGAGTTTGGGAAAGCATGAATGTGTtcgggttttgttttttatttttatgaagttGGTTTTCATTTGTTTGGGAAAGCATGAATGATTAAGTTGGTTTGATTTAGTTTGGGAAAGCATGAATGTCTTTGGGTTATAACTAACTTACCTTAATATGTATTAAGTAACTTACTTTAGTCCCACTTACTTTAATATGTCTTAACTAACTTACTTTAATATGTGTCACAGTCTACTAAGTACTAACTACTAAGTActactaacctttttttttcttcctcagcattttaatttttgagggaGACAGAGATTGAGTTGTTTTTGGTAGAAATTAAAGTTTTTCCCATCCATTGTGTTGATAAATGGATGGGTGAGCATGTGCATGTGAACAGCATAGCGAATGGGCAAAAGGGTTGGGTCCACTTCATTAATTGGACTGTTTTGAGttttcgtttttgtttttgataattcgattgttgggggagggggatttgaaccttggatCGCTCTGTAGGAAACACCAGCAGCTGCCAGTTGAGCTACAACCTGTTTTGAGTTTGAGAGTGAATATAGGGAAATTGCCTTGAGGATGTGTATTGTCTTTGGGTTTATTGAGCAAACTAGAGAAGGAAGTGGACAGATCCCTTGAGTTATGGTGCTGTAATGTCTTTGGAAATATTAGGATTTTAAGTTTTCATGGGCTGGTTGAGGACAAAGTCCATAGTAAGATATATGTTTGAGCTGTAACTCTTAATTGGATGTGAGTTGCACTTGTAACTATTGGATGTTGGGAGGCCTATGGTCCTTTTTATAGTGTTTTTTAGTGTCATCAGGGTTGTCATTATGGTACACaaacatggttttttttattcccttttaaAGCTCTCCAACAATGCATAAAATGGGTCTTTAAGAGACCAAAAAATTGGCCTTGTTGTGGTAAAGCTTGGGCATTTTGAAATacttttttaatgttattaaGTGAGGAGTTTggtttttttagaaatatatatttctgGGTTCCTTAAATCAGGCTTTACTGTTTAAAGTCCAGGCCCTCCAGGGTTCAGGCCAGCATaggtaaaataattttgaaaaattaacctAAGCTGTGGAAATCTTATTTTGGAGGTTTAAGGATTGGTTAGTTTAATATGTAAAGATTGGGTTTTGGTTTCTATTTAGTTCAATCATGTGGTTGAGCCATTGAGGTTTATGGTGGACAAAAAGTGGAGTTTGGGTGGTGCCTTGGAcctctttgggttttttttgttatttatttttatttttaatggttttGAAGGGTTGAGCACATAATAGTAagcattatattatatatgtattcaTGCCGTGCTTATATTTTCCTATTGAATTAATTTTCTATCACTAGAGGCATTTAACCAATCCTTAAACCTCCAAAATAAGCTAGTATACTATACCTAGGTAGAAGCCTAATATTTTATCAACcaatttttacttattaaaaaatgtaatGGCAGTTTTAGTCTTGTGCCTATTTGACATGGTTGTGCTATTCTTCATTAGGTTCTTGTTGGCATCACTTGGTTGAGCTTGGTTAGCGTTACAAAGTGAGCAGAATTTGCtgatttaggattttttttaaagacataCTAGTTTTCTCAAACTTATTGTTTTCAAAGGAAATAAGAGTGCTACTTGtattttacctatcaaaaaaaaaaagagtgctaCTTGTATTCAAATATTATGCTAAGTATCTTGTTATTATGTGGAAGTTTTTGCAAATATACATTTTACAATGAGATCTTGTAGGACGAGATAGAGGAAGACccaaaataacattagtagaagtaaaaaaaaaaaaaaaaaaagacttatcaattaaggaagtaacaaAGTACGATTTCATACAGAATAACATTAGCGGAgtgttttattttctatgttgTATAATTCTTTGCgcgtttttctttcttctatttttgcATTGCACAGATTCTGGGAATTAGGTTAAATTCTCAACAACCCTAACTATTttattgaggatccatagccgacccctaaaatttgggattaaggcttgttgctgttgttgtgaTGCATGTGTTTGGTGAGGCATTTCATATGTATACATGTTTCTAAAATATTATAGCTCAATTAtctattattttctttgtgaaatttattgctCAATTTTATTCATGATGTTTTGAGAATGTATTGTAATTGGTGATTTTGAATGCTTACAAAAATCTTCATGTTGAGATGTTTCtctttttaagaaattaatGTTTGACTATTCATTATGTTTTATAAATGGTTTgatatttggtcatttttactTGCAATGGTATGAAAGTATAATGATATTGGAAGTATATGTTTAGGAAAGGTGTTTCCCATCGTTTTGCTCTCTTTTCTCCTAAAaatatcattcttcttccctcaTTAGTCTTTGTATTACCACCACCGCTGATTCCCTTCCAACGAGTTTAACAATGATAGGAGCTGGAGACCCACCGGGTTTGGCACATGGAATATTTGAAGTAAtctccaatttttttcaattggtATGCTTGATTCACATTTATACACAATTAGGTCAGAAATAATCTAAATACAACGGAAGTTGGAAGTTGCCCTTTCAAAGGGCTGGAAAGGTTGAAACTCATGATTTTAGATTATAGGGCCAAAACCCCATGGAAGTAGTGTTTTCAAGTgtggaatttttaaaatttatttaatgtgTATGTTAGGATGAATTTGATGATTTCATTTGcgaatttttgttgttgtgttgATCACTTGACACTTGGTTGCTATGAGTTGTAGTAGAATGCATTATGTTGCTGAATCCTACATAAAtgtttgtagtaaaatttgacTTTCTGTGGGTCACTTGAATACATCATGAGTGTTAGAGTTAAGTTTAACCTTATGAAATGAGTGATAGAAGGCCTTAAAGACTTTTATTCAAGGTCCAGAGGTGTCTTGTTAAGTCTAAATTAACTGAGAATAATAAGAAGGGgcgtgggggggggggggggggtgaattGTAAAGTCTTTTTCATCTATTGGAAATGAAGACAAACCGGATTTAttaaattttccccaaaattaaatacaactaagccgcattaatttcttttatttcccCCCCTTAAGTTTTTGTTAAGCACgtatatttctctctctatgaGCGCATTAAAACATTTAGCAGATGATTTTGTATTCTTTGTTTCCAAACTGTTTAACTAATTTACTGACAATGGAAGAAAGGGGTTAATGAAGGAAACTCTTTGgattttgacaattttattttgttttgtgtatgTTGTTCTTGTTCGGCACAGTTTAGAGGagtgttttattttcttgggtTCCATACTGGTTAACCAGTTACTAATTAAGATAGATAGGTTAGTGAAGGATCCTCTTTTGGATTTTGTGCAAACACAACTTACTTTATGGTTTTACAGTAGTTATAATTCATGTGAATTTTTGTTTCCACTTATTGGTTTATGCATGTTAATTCTTGAgactaaaattttgatttgttatTTTGTAGCGGTTTGTTAAAGCTTGTTGAGTTCTTACGATTAGAATGATATACACGGCGATTGACAACTTCTACTTAACTGATGAGGAGCTAAAGAACTCACCATCTAGGAAAGATGGTATAGATGAAGCGACTGAAACTATCTTACGAATATATGGCTGTGATCTCATCCAAGAAAGTGGCATCTTTCTTAGACTGTATCCtgttttgatttctttatatattgaaTATATGTTGGTATATGAAATTGTATACTTTTCCTAATTTTGTTGGTTCATTATGTTGCCTTAATCTTCTTACTTACAGACCTCAAGCTGTGGCAGGTTCTATTCCATTGTTTCTATTGCAAGAAATCATTTGCCTGCTTCAATGTGAAGGTTAAACTTTGTCTCCCATCACTCTCTTGCTGAGATATAGATAATAAACAAAGGAAAAggaatgatttttattttttatttggaagtAAATTCATGTTCTAGTTTCATATCGATATTGCACCTCTGCTAAGTCAAATATTTGCATTGAGCTTCATTGAATTAAGGTCCATTTTCTCTGCAGAAAGTTCTATAAAACTTCTATACCTTGTTTTGCAGAAAGTTGCTGCGAGCTGTGTATGGCTTGCATCGAAGCTTGAGGAAAGTCCAAGAAAAGCAAGACAAGTCCTCATTGTTTTACACAGAATGGAATGTAGGAGGGAGAACTTACCAATAGAGCATTTGGAGATTGGTTCGCAGGTTAGGCATCCACCTTCTTTATTATGATATTaccttggtttttgtttttcattttcttatttggcACAAGAATTGAGTTTTccaaattacttattttttattgcccccccccttctttttgGCAACCACCAAGTATAATGTCTTTGTTGAATAGGTTTTAATTTTAGCAGTTCATGTGTATTTGcgtttaaaattattatttttcctctaaaaaaatcatttcattctcaagttttccttcttttctttttttttggtatctttCTAACAGAAATACCATGACCTCAAAACTGACTTGAGCAGAACAGAAAGACATATATTGAAAGAGATGGGATTCGTTTGTCATGTTGAACATCCTCATAAATTCATATCTAACTACCTTGCTACTCTTGAAACACCTCCAGAACTGAGGCAGGAAGCTTGGAATCTAGCAAATGATAGGTACTTCTTATAAATTAACTACTCACGGACACAAGTTATGCACTTTCTATTCTTATTGTTTGGTTATCCGTTGAACACGAAAACTTTGCATCTagaatttttattgttcaattggCTTTGTTtgggaacagcttatttagctaaaactaaaaactttttgctaaaaatactgtagaaaAAGCTAAATGTTAGCtgaatagtacagtgagatCCACGAATAGTACAAAAAGTGCAAtaggactcataaatagtagcaaaaataagctaaaaactCTAATAAGCTTCAACTTTCATCACTTCCCAAATACACTCTAAGTGTCATTTAGTTTACATATGTATATGTTGATGTGTGGGAGCCCCTCCATGGTTTTAAAAGCCACACTGGACCGGCGGGTTCAACCATGAACCGGCCAATAATCCAGCCTGGTTATGCTAAAAAACTGGAAATTTAATCAAATCTGGAAAAAACCAGAAACCGGAAATTCAATAGGTAAATTGAGAATTGAGAACTGGACTGGTTAAGCTGGTGATGATTCTGAAAATGCAGCCAAACAGTAGCATTTTCTCTGAAAATGGGTGTGGCAGGTCATGAGGATGGTGATGCAACACTTTACAATCAAGTCCACTCAAAATATGGAAATTCTACCTTGTGGGTTTAGGGTAATTATAGAATACTTG encodes:
- the LOC126704869 gene encoding uncharacterized protein LOC126704869, with translation MDLLNDSSDSQHQDNDFDLSDDIVLAEYIAGCSYAVYVNTYMTKIPLHTNIQSGYEWVQYTLTRNEEKCRRNFRMSSHVFGQLCNTLRQYGYNGTKRICLEESLAITLVVLGHADGNRWVQERFQQLLATVMAPDIIKPVDRTFQDDCIGAIDGVHISMVIPDEEQHPYYGRKGITTTNCMCACDFDMKFTFACVGWEGSAQDTRIFLSCLNNESDNFPKAPAEKYYLVDSGYPMKKGFLAPYKGERYHIPEFQPYEVLHCPENRFNYLHLSLRSVIERTFGVWKNKWKILRNMLGKSIHSQSKIIVATMVLHNFVRVHEINNNVNSSRYTGGERGHYDAVAHAISILDEPEMKQVRDNITASICADDN